One Nicotiana tomentosiformis chromosome 4, ASM39032v3, whole genome shotgun sequence genomic window carries:
- the LOC104103253 gene encoding amino acid permease 3-like codes for MKMGENNNVASKHQVFDVSINVTESKCFDDDGRLKRTGSVWTASAHIITAVIGSGVLSLAWAVAQLGWIAGPIVMILFSFVTYYTSALLADCYRSGDSVSGKRNYTYMDAVQANLGGLQVKICGWIQYANLFGVAIGYTIASSISMIAIKRSNCFHKHGDQAPCQVSSTPYMIMFGIVEIIFSQIPDFDQIWWLSIVAAVMSFTYSTIGLGLGVAKVAETGKIGGSLTGISIGTVSEMQKIWKSFQALGAIAFAYSYSLILIEIQDTLKSPPSESKTMKNATLISVAVTTVFYMLCGCFGYAAFGDLAPGNLLTGFGFYNPYWLLDIANIAIVVHLVGAYQVYCQPLFAFIEKTAAEWYPESKFITKEISVPIMGYKSFKLNLFRIIWRTIFVIITTVISMLLPFFNDIVGILGAFGFWPLTVYFPVEMYIVQKKITKWSTKWICLQMLSVACLIISIAAAAGSFAGVVSDLQVYKPFKTTY; via the exons ATGGGAGAAAACAACAACGTTGCTTCAAAACACCAAGTGTTCGATGTTTCCATCAATGTCACTGAATCCAAGTGCTTTGACGATGATGGCCGTCTCAAAAGAACTG GGAGCGTTTGGACGGCAAGTGCTCATATCATAACAGCTGTAATTGGTTCGGGAGTTTTGTCTTTAGCATGGGCAGTAGCTCAACTTGGTTGGATTGCTGGTCCTATTGTTATGATTTTGTTCTCTTTTGTTACTTATTACACCTCCGCTCTTCTTGCCGATTGTTACCGCTCCGGCGACTCTGTTTCCGGCAAGAGAAACTACACTTACATGGATGCTGTCCAAGCCAATCTTG GTGGGCTCCAAGTCAAGATTTGTGGATGGATTCAGTATGCGAATCTTTTTGGAGTTGCTATCGGATACACCATTGCATCTTCAATTAGCATGAT AGCTATTAAAAGGTCTAATTGTTTCCACAAACATGGTGATCAAGCTCCTTGTCAAGTATCCAGCACTCCATACATGATCATGTTCGGAATAGTAGAAATCATCTTCTCTCAGATCCCAGATTTTGATCAGATTTGGTGGCTTTCAATTGTAGCTGCCGTTATGTCCTTCACTTACTCTACTATTGGACTAGGCTTAGGAGTTGCTAAAGTGGCAG AAACTGGAAAAATCGGAGGAAGTCTCACTGGAATTAGCATCGGAACTGTGAGTGAAATGCAAAAAATTTGGAAAAGCTTTCAAGCCCTTGGAGCTATTGCTTTTGCCTATTCTTACTCCCTCATCCTTATTGAGATTCAG GATACACTCAAGTCTCCACCATCAGAATCCAAGACAATGAAAAATGCAACTCTAATTAGTGTAGCAGTAACAACAGTTTTCTACATGCTTTGTGGCTGCTTTGGCTATGCAGCATTTGGAGATCTGGCTCCTGGAAACTTACTAACTGGTTTTGGATTCTACAATCCTTATTGGCTACTTGATATAGCGAATATAGCCATCGTCGTCCATCTTGTAGGTGCATACCAAGTTTACTGCCAGCCCCTTTTCGCCTTCATTGAAAAAACAGCAGCAGAATGGTACCCCGAGAGTAAATTTATTACCAAAGAGATTAGTGTCCCGATTATGGGCTATAAATCCTTTAAACTCAACCTCTTCCGGATAATTTGGAGGACGATTTTCGTCATCATCACCACGGTCATATCTATGCTATTGCCATTCTTCAATGACATAGTTGGAATTCTTGGAGCGTTTGGATTTTGGCCGTTAACTGTCTATTTCCCTGTGGAAATGTACATTGTGCAAAAGAAGATAACAAAATGGAGCACAAAATGGATTTGCCTTCAAATGCTTAGTGTTGCTTGCCTTATTATCTCAATTGCTGCAGCAGCTGGTTCTTTTGCTGGTGTTGTATCTGATCTACAAGTTTACAAGCCTTTTAAGACAACTTACTGA